Part of the Pirellulales bacterium genome is shown below.
CCAGCGCCACGGGACCGGCCGCCACTTGCGGCTCGCGGTGCAACAACGCCAGCACGTTGGGCATGGCCACGCCCACGACTGCCGCGCACGCTACTCCGCCCGTGATGCCGACCAGCGCGCAGAACACCACTCGCCCGCCGCCCAGCCACACCAGCGCCACGCCGCCGACTGCCAGCCCTGTGGCCAGTCCAAGCAGCAGGCCCGTGGCCGCTTCAGTCCCACCACCAGCGATCGGCCGCCAGGCCCTTCAACTCGACCGCGTCACGCGCTTTGTGTACCTGGCCCTCTTTGTCGGGCAACAGATTCGCCGGTTCCAGAGCTTCGGGGGCCTCGATCCGCACGCCGCCGCCGACCGGCGTCACCAGGCGGTTGCCCTTCCATACGCTGGTCACCACGGTATCGACCTCCACCGGCGCCTTGTAGATCTCCACCGGGAACAACTCCTCGTTGCCGAACACTTCCATGTTCCAGCTTGCCTGACCGAAAAAGTCTTCACGCTGGATGTGAGCGGCCGCCACGGCCATGTCGATCAGGTTTCGCAGTTGCGCGTAGATCGGCTTGCGGCGCGCCAACTCGGCATACTTTTGGGTAA
Proteins encoded:
- a CDS encoding magnesium transporter; this encodes MALVWLGGGRVVFCALVGITGGVACAAVVGVAMPNVLALLHREPQVAAGPVALALSDMLTLLISFSTTRWLLAG